GCCAAGGCCGCTTTCTTCCTACCCTCGCTCCTCCTACGGAGGGTGCTTTCTACGGCCGCTTCTTCGGCGGCACCGCCGGTATCCCGAGGAACGGCAGCCGCAGCGCGCCGAACGCCGACGCCGGGACCGCCGGCGACTTCGGCGCGACCGGCCCGCACCGTACGTACGCCGTCCCCGCCGACCCCGCCGACTGCTCCGGACGCGGGTCGGGCTCGCCCTTGTTGGGCCAGAAGGACATCGCGCGCTCCGCCTGGGCGGTGATGGTCAGCGACGGGTTGACGCCCAGGTTGGCCGAGACCGCCGAACCGTCGACGACCGAGATGCCGGGATGCCCGTACAGCCGGTGGTACGGGTCGATCACCCCGTGCTCCGGCCCGGCGCCGATCGGGCAGCCGCCGAGGAAGTGCGCGGTGAGCGGGGTGCCCATCAGTTCGCCGATGTTCGAGCCCGCGAAGCCGTTGATCTCGTCGGCGAGCAGGGACGCCGTCCGCGTACCCGCCTCGATCTGCTGGGGGTTGGGCGCGCCGTGTCCCTGACGGGCCGTCAGCAACCCTTTGCCGGGGCCCTTCCGCTTGCGGTACGTCGTCAGCGAGTTGTCGACGGACTGCATCACCAGGCCGATGACGGTCCGCTCCGACCAGCGCCGGTTGGAGAGCGAACGGGCCGCGCGGACCGGGTGCCTGGCCACGTTGCCGAGCCAGCCCGCGAACCGGCGGCCGTTCTCACTGTAGGGGACCTGGAGGATGGAGAGCGTACCCATCGCGTTGGAGCCCCTGCCGTAACGGACCGGTTCCACATGGGTGTCGGCGTCCGGGTGGAAGGACGACGTGATGGCGACCCCCCGGGTGAAGTCCACGCCCGCTGCCGCGCCGGACGCCGCCGCGCCGTGCTTCTTCCGGTAGCGCCGGTCGGTGGTCTGCGCGCCCACCAGGGCCTCGGAGTTGGTACGGGTCAGCTCACCGAGCCGGTCGGAGAGGCGCGGCAGCCGCCCCAGGTCCTTCATCGTGTGCAGCAGGGTCTGCGTCCCGTACGTCCCCGCCGCGACGACCACATGGCGGGCCCGCAGCACGCGCGGCGCGGAAGTGCGGCGGTGCGTGGGGACGGTCCCGACACGGTGGCCGCCCGCCGGGTCCTCGGTGATGTCGACCACCGTCGTCATCGGGCGGACGACCGCCCCCGCCTGCTCGGCGAGGTACAGATAGTTCTCGTTGAGGGTGTTCTTGGCGCCGTGACGGCAGCCGGTCATGCACTCCCCGCACTGCGCGCAGGCCCGTCGCGCGGGGCCCGCGCCGCCGAAGTACGGGTCGCCGACGGAGGCGCCCGGCTCGGCCCGCGCCGTCCCGTCGGCGTCCTGTCCGTCGCCGAAGAAGACCCCGACGGGCGCCAGGTGGAAGGTGTCGCCCACGCCCATCGCCCGCGCGGTCGCCCGGAGATGGACGTCCGAGGGGGTCATGGTCGGGTTGAGCCGGACGCCGAGCATGCGGCGCGCCTGGTCGTAGTACGGGGCGAGTTCGGCCCGCCAGTCGGTGATACCGGCCCACTGGCGGTCCTCGAAGAACGCCTTCGGCGGCTCGTACAGCGTGTTCGCGTAGTTGAGCGAGCCGCCGCCGACACCCGCGCCGGCGAGGACCATGACATTGCCGAGCAGATGGACCCGCTGGATGCCGAAGAGGCCGAGGGCCGGGGCCCACAGGTAGTTCCTGAGGTCCCAGGAGCTTTTCGGGAGGGTGCCGGGGGTGAAGCGGCGGCCGGCTTCGAGTACGGCGACGCGGTAGCCCTTCTCGGTCAGGCGCAGCGCGGCGACGGCACCGCCGAAGCCGGACCCGACGACGATGACGTCGTAGTCGTGGCCGTGGCCGTGGTCCTGGTCCTGGTCCTGGTCGCGGTCGTGTTCACGGCCCTGATCGTTGTCGTTCTCGTTGTCGCGACTGGAGCCGGAGCCGGCGGCGCGGTCGGAAGCGTGGTCGGAAGCGTGGTCGCCGTCGCGGGCCGGCCCCCCTTCCGTGCCCGCGTCACTGGCACCCCCGCCCGCGTCCTGGCGCACGCCCTCACCCACGTCCTCACCCGGCTTCCCGCCCGCGTCCTCCGCGCTCCGCGCTCGGTTCTCCCCTGACATCGGCTCTCCTCCCCGTCGGATCAGCGCAGCCGCAATGCCTTGAGCGCGCGCAGGCTCCTGGTCATGAGCGCGGCGTACGACTCGTCGTCCATCCCCATCGACGGCGCCATCGGGAGCACGCGCTGCTCCGCCACGGTCTGGACCTCGGTGAACTTGAGGATGCCCTCGGCGCCGTGCCTGCGGCCGAGTCCGGAGTCCTTCATGCCGCCCATCGGTGCCCGCACGCTCCCGTACGCCGGGGCGAAGCCCTCGTTGATGTTGACGGTGCCGGTGCGCAGCCGGGCGGCGATCGCGTGCCCGCGTCCGCCGTCGCGCGTCCACACGCTCGAATTGAGGCCGTACGGCGTGGCGTTGGCCAGTTCGACGGCCTCGTCCTCGTCGCGGAACCGGTACACGGAGACGACCGGGCCGAACGTCTCCTCGGCGCACACCGACATCGGCGGCTCGACGCCCTCCAGGATGGTGGGCTCGTAGAAGTACGGTCCGATGTCGGGCCGCGCGACACCGCCCGCGAGGATCCGCGCGCCCTTGGCGACGGCTTCCTCCACATGGCCGGTGACGGTGCGGAGCTGGCGCTCGCTGATCAGGGAGCCCATGTCGGCGCCGTACGCGAGCGCGCTGCCGAGCCGCATCGCCTTCGTCCGGGCGACGAACCGCTCCAGGAACGTGTCGGCGACCGACTCGTGGACGTACAACCGCTCGATGGAGACGCAGAGTTGGCCGGCGGTGGAGAAGCAGGCGCGCACCGCCCCGGCGGCGGCCTTCTCGATGTCGGCGTCGTGCAGGACGAGCATGGCGTTCTTGCCGCCGAGTTCGAGGGACGCGCCGACGAGCCGGCTCGCCGCGCGCCGCGCGACCTCACGGCCGGTGCGGGTGGAGCCGGTGAAGGAGATGTAGTCGCCGCGCTCGACGACCTCGGGCCCGACGACCGGCCCCTCGCCGATCACCACCTGCCACACCCCGGCCGGGAGTCCGGCCTCGACCAGCAGGTCACGCGCCCAGAGCGCGGTGAGCGCGGTCTCGGTGTCGGGCTTCATCACCACGGCGTTGCCCGCGACGAAGGCGGGCAGCGCGTCGCCGACGGACAGCTCCAGCGGGTAGTTCCAGGGGGCGATCTGGCCGACGACCCCGCGCGGCTGGCGCAGTTCGGTGACCTTGGTCAGCAGGGGTACGGCGCCGAGGTGCCGTCTCGGCCGCAGATACGCGGGGGCCCGGCGCCCGTAGTGCCGGGCGGCGACGGCGACGGCCTGGACCTCCTCGTGCGCGTGCAGCCTGGCCTTGCCGGTCTCCAGCTGGATGAGGTCGAGGACCTCGGCCTGGCGTTCCAGCAGCAGGTCGTGGAAGCGGAGCAGGACGGCGGCCCGGCGCCGTACGGGAGTGGCCGCCCAGAGCCGCTGCGCGGCGCGGGCGCGCGCGAAGGCCGCGGCGACGTCCTCGGGGGTGGACGCGGGCAGGTCGGCGAGCTTCTCGCCGGTGGACGGATCGTGGTTCGCGGTACGGCCCGAGCCCACGACACCCCGGATGAGCTGGGCGAGCACCTCCGGGGTGACCACGTCGGCGGCGGTGCGGACGCCCGGGGGCACCGGAGCGACGGGGTTGGTCGTGGGGGCCTGTGAGTCCGTCATGAGTGCGAGCGTATGTCGCGTCCGTACCCTTGGGTACCCGCCGGTAACACCTTTTCGCCAGGTACCGGGCGCGGGTGCGCCGGCGCGCGGCTCAGGCCAGCTGGTCGCTCTCGATCACCAGGTGCTCGACGAGGTCGGAGAAGAGTTCCTCGCCGTCCGTCACGGCGTTCCCCTCGGCGGGCATCGACACACGGAGCCGCCAGTGCAGGCCGTCCTCTCCGGGGACGACGAGCTCGTGGTAGCGGTAGCGGATCGGCACTTCGGACGAGTCGGTGTAGTCCGTGAAGTCGACGATGTTCTCGAAAGCCTTGCCGGAGCCCTCGAACGACGCGTCGGCCTCACGGTATTTCGCGTCCTTCATCTCCGTGGCGTTCTCACCGCCGCCCTTGTAGTACGCCTCGAACGCGTTCGGCGCGGCGGCCAGGACCTCGTTGTCGGGAAGCTTCTGCACCCGCTCCATGAAGATGCCGAAGACCCCGCTCGGATCGCGGAAGCTGACGCGCGTCTCGTCGGTCGGACTCTCCTGGAATCTCCGGTAGTCCTTCGGGACGGCCAGCTCGGCCTGGAGGATCTCCTTCTCCGGTCGCACTCCCCAGCCCTCCGGCAGTTCCTCGGCGGCGAGCGGGTTGAAGAAGATCAGCACCACGGCGAGGACCACCGCGAGGAGCCCGGCGCCGAGCCCGTACCGGGCCTTGCGGTTGCGGTACAGGACCGGCGGGACCCACTTGTTGTCCGAACCGCCGGGCACCGCGGGGTGCGGTACCACCGCCGTGGGCGGCAGCGGCGGACTGGCCACCGACTCCAGTACGGCCCGTGCCTCGGCGGCCGTGGGACGCGCCGCCGGGTCCTTCCGCAGGAGCTGCATCACGAGCATGCCGAAGGCACCGGACCCGCGCGCGGGAATCTGCGGCTCGGCGGAGAGCACGGCCTGGAGGGTGGCGGGGATGTTCGAGCGGCGGTACGGGGACATGCCCTCCACCGCCGCGTACAGCACCACGCCCAGCGACCACAGGTCCGACTCGGGGCCGGGGCGCTGTCCGAGCACCCGCTCGGGGGCGATGTACTCCGGTGAGCCGACGAAGGCACCCGTCTCGGTGAGCCCCTGCTGGCCCTCGACCTGGGCGATGCCGAAGTCGCTCAGGACGACGCGGTCGGCCCGCCCGAGCAGGACGTTGTCCGGCTTCACGTCACGGTGCAGGACCCGGGCCTCGTGGGCGGCGTTGAGGGCGTTCAGTACGGCCAGCCCGATCCTGGCGGCCTCACGCGGGTCGAGCGTGCCCTCCTGAAGACGGTCGGCGAGCGACTGGCCGCGCACCAGTTCCATGACGATCCACGGCTTGGAGTCCTCCACGACCACGTCGTGCATGGTGACGACCGAGGGGTGGTCGATCCGGGCCGCCGAGGTGGCCTCGCGGCGCATCCTCCGGTGGACGGTGTCGCGTTCCTGCTCGCTCAAGTGGTCGGGAACGCGCGGCTCCTTGACCGCCACGTCACGGTCCACGACCTCGTCGTGCGCCAGCCAGACCGTGCCCATGCCGCCGTGGCCGAGCCGCGAGACGAGCCGGTACCGCCCGCCCAGCACCCGCCCGACCGACGGGTCCGGCCGCATGGGCGCCTGTCGTGCCGCCTGCGTCGGCTCGTACCCGGCGCCCTGGGGGACGGGGGGCGCCTGCTGCGGCACCTGCGGCTGGTGCCCGCCGCCCTGCGGCTGCGGTGACTGCGCCTGAGGCGACCGCGGCTGCGGCGGCCGAAGCTCGTAGCTGGTGGGCTCGTTCGCCCGTCCCCCGTCGTTCGTCATGCGCACATCCTTACGGACGTCGCCCCGCGAAAACCACCAGGGGGCGACAGCGGGTGCAGAGCCGTGACATCAGCGCTCCGGCGGGCCGCCCGCGCCGTCCGGCTCCCAGCCCGTGAGCACGGTCTCGAACTGGACGCGGGTGGTGGACCAGTCCTCGGCCGGGCCCGCCATGTAGAGCGCGTACTCCGTCAGGCCGTCGGGCGAGTAGTGCATCTGGTCGATCGCGCGGCGCTCGCCGTCGTGACCCTGCCGTTCGGTCCAGGTGAACTCCCAGATCGCGGCCTTCGTCTGGTCCCGGAAGGTGTTGGGACGCAACTTGATCCGGTCGTACTCCGGCAGTTTGCCCACCTCCTCCTCCAAGGCCAGCATGTGGGTGTACGGGTCCTTGAAGTCCGGGGTGGTGTCGACGGCGATGCGCAGCAGATGGCGGCCGTTGTCGGGGGTGTAGTCGATCTGGTCGCCGTCCGTCAGACGTTGCCAGCCCTGCGGGACGAGGAGGCTGAAGCCCGCCGGGTCGTCCACCCGTTCCCAGCCCTCCGGGACGTCGCCGGCGCCCGGGTCCTGGTCGGACTCGCCGCCGCCCGTCGCGTCGGTCCCGCCGGTGCTGTCCGCGCTGTCGCCGCCGGTACCACCGGTACCGCTCGCGTTCTGTTCCTTGCCGTCGTCCGAGGGCCCCCCGCCCGTGTCCGCGCCGGTGCTTCGATCGTCCTGGTTGTTCTCCTGGAGCGCCAGGTAGCCGGCGCCGCCGCCGATCAGCGCGGCGGCGACGACCGCGACGAGCGCGACCCGCCAACGGCCGTTCCGGGCGGGTGCGGCGGGCGGAGCGGGCGCGGTGTGCGCGGTGTGCGGGTAGCCGTAGGACGGGGCCTGGCCGTACGGCGAGGGGTACGACGCGGCGGTCTGCGGCGGGGGCGTCGGGAACTGCGGCTGCGGGGACAGCGCGGGGTGCTGGGGCGGCGGGGCCGTGACCTGTGTGGTCGGTGCGTACGCCTGTGGTGTCTGAGGTGCCTGCGGCTCCCGCCCGTCCGCCACCTCCCGCAGCATCCGTTCCGCCCCGGCGGCGTCCGGGCGGGCCGCCGGGTCCTTGTGGAGCAGCGCCGTGATCACCGGGCCGAGGGCCCCGGCGCGTTCGGAGACGGGCGGGTCCTCGGCGATGACCGCCTGCATGGTGGCCACCGCCGACGTGCGGCGGAACGGGGAGGTGCCCTCCACCGCCGTGTGCAGCGTCGCGCCGAGCGACCACAGGTCGGAGGCCGGTCCCGGGTCGTTGCCGCGTACCCGTTCGGGCGCCAGGAAGTCGATGGAGCCGACGAGTTCACCGGTCCGGGTGATGGTGGCGTCGCCTTCGATCGCGGCGATCCCGAAGTCGCTGAGCAGCACCCGGCCGTCCCGTGCGAGCAGGACGTTGCCGGGCTTGACGTCGCGGTGCAGCACCCCGGCCGCGTGCGCGGCGCGCAGGGCGTCGAGGACCTGGAGGCCGATCCGTGCCGCCTCGCGCGGTTCGACGGGGCGGGAGGCGAGCGTCTCGGCGAGCGAGGAGCCGTCCACGTACTGCATGACGATCCACGGCCGGCCGCCGTGGTCGAGCACGTCGTGGACCGTCACCACGGCGGGGTGGCTGATCCGGGCGGCGGCTCGGGCCTCTTTCTGGGTGCGGGCGTGCAACATGGCGCGGTCGGCGGCCGATACGTACAGCGCGGCCGTCAACTCCTTGAGCGCGACTGTCCTGTTGAGCAGTTCGTCGTAGGCGCGCCACACCTTGCCCATGCCGCCGCTGCCGATCGCCGGGCCCAACCTGTAGCGCCCGGCGAGCAGTTGCCCCTCGCGCGTTCCCTCAGAATCTTCCACGTGCCCCTGCCTGTTCCTCGGAAATGACAGGTTACGGAGCGGACGCGCCGGCACGGAACAGCGCCCCGTGCCTGAAACAGCACCGTGACACGCGGCCCGGCCGGGCGCGGGCGTACGCGCGGCGCGGCTACGGGCGCGGAGGCCGGGGTACGGGCGCGGCGCGTGGCCGGGCGTGCGCGGTCAGTCGGTGATCCGGTAGGAGCCGGTGGCCTGTTGGTAGATCTCGCTGACCTTGTCGCGCTGGTCGGTGGGGCCGATGACCTGGACGATGTGGTAGCTGTCGCCGACGATCATCGCGAGGTTCCGGACGTAGACCTCGCCGCCGCCGCTGCTCTGCCAGGTGAACTGGCCCTCGGCCATGCGCTGTTGGCCCACGTCGATCCGGCGCAGCCCGGAGGCCGTGGCCCAGGAGGAGTCCCGGAAGGGCTGCAACTCCCTTTCCTTATCCCGCTGGTAGGCGAGCGGGTCGTCGCCGTTGTCGGCGACGGTGTCCCGGCCCGGCACCACGATGAGCGTGAAGTCGCCGCGCCCGTAGCGGACTTGACCACTGTCGTTGATCGGACGGCGCTGCCAGGTCTTGTCCACGCCGATCTCGAAGCCCTCGGGGTCCTTGCGCAGGGCGTAGCCGTCCGCGAGGTCGGCCGGGTTCCCGGAGGTCTGCGGCGTCGAGGAGTTGGGGACGTCCGGTTCGTCGTCGCCCCCGTCCGGAGTGGTGTCCGGACCGGTGTCGGGGTTCTGCGGCTGCGCGCTCGTGGGCGCGCTCGGGTCCGCCGCCGCGCCGGTTCCGGGCTTCTCCTCGTCGGCCTTCGGCAGAAGCATCACGGCGAGGGCGATGACGGCGATCATCAGCGTGAGGATCGCCACGAGCAGGACCCGGCCGAGCGAGCGGGGCCCGCGCGAACCGCCGCCGCGCGGCTCGCGGTACTCCCGCTCGCCGAAGTCGTCGTCGCGGTGGTCCCGTTCGGGGAGGACGCGCTCCGGCTGTTCGTGGCGCGGCTCGGCGTACGCCTCGCCGTGCGACGCGCGCGCGGCGGACCGGCCGCCCTTCTCCCGGCGCTCCTTGGCCTTCTTGTGACGGTGCCGTCCGTCGCCCCGACGGCCGCGGCGCTTGCGGACCAGTTCGCCGCGGCGGCGCACGATGGGCAGCCGCTCGTCCACGGAGGGCACGGCGACGACGTCGAGACCGGCGTCCGGCTCGGGGGCCGAGCGGATCAGCGAGCGCAGCCAGCCGCGCAGCTCCTCGAAGTCCGGCCGCTCCGTGGGGTCCTGGCGCAGCAGCGACTCGACGACGGGGCGCAGCGGGCCGCACTCCTCGGCGAAGGCGGGCGGTTCGGAGCAGACGAGCTGGACCAGTTCGGCCGCGTTCTCCTCCGGGTACGGGGCGTGGCCCTGGACCGCGCGGTAGAGCAGCGCGCCGAGTGCCCACAGGTCGGTGGACGGGCCGATGGGCGGGGCGAGCTGCCAGTTCTCGTGGACCGGTCCGGCCTGCTCGGGGGCCCAGCGTTCGGTGACGGCGCCGACGACGGCTATCCGGGCCTGCCGTGCGCGTTCGGCGGCGAGCGGGGTGGCGGGGCCCCGGTAGGCGGGGGTCGTCCCGCCCGCGACGACCTCGTCCCAGCGGCCGGGGGAGGCGGACGATCCGGGGACGGCGGGCAGTTGGGACGACTGCCGCTGGGCGTCGGCGCGCATGGCGTCGCCGCTGCCGGAGGGGTGCCAGCCGCCGCCACCGCCGGTGCCGCCGGCCGCGTTGTCCTGGCGGAGGTACGGGGAGGTGCCGCCGGCCTGGGGCAGCGCGGGAACGCCGGGGGTGCCGGGCGCCCGGCGGTACGGGTCGCCGCCGCCGGCCGGAAGCGGGCGGGAGCCGTCGCCGGGGCCCGAGGGTCCGTCGTGCCAGGTGCCCGCGAGTCGCACGCGGCGGGGCGGCTGGGGGTCGTCGGGGTCCGGGTCCTGTCCGGGGGTGTCGGAGCCGTACGTGTCGTGGCCCGGCTGGTCGCCGTCGCGGGGAACGGCCCACCAGTCGGGGTCGTTCGCGTCCTGCGAGGGGCCTGCCGTGCCGGTACCGCCGGTGGGGCCGCCGCCCCGGCCCGCGGGGGCCGAGGGGTCCGACAGGGGCACGGGACGCTGCACCGGGACGCTGCCGCTGTCGCGCTGCTGGTCCTCGTTGACGCGCGCGGCGGCGCGCGCTCCGGCGCGGTAGGCGGCGATGGCTCCGGCGCGGGCGGCGCGGGTGTCGGCCGGGCCGCCGCGTGAGGGGGTGGCCGGCAGGGCGGGCCGGGGGCTGTAGGGGACGACGGGGGCCTGACCGCCCGTATCGCCGTCGCGGGGATCGCGGAGGTCGTGGGGGTCACGCGTGTCGCCGGCCCCCGGGTCGTGCGGGCCGCCGTGCGGACCGTCCCGGCCGGTTTCGGTGCCGCCGGTGTCGGGGCCGTGGCCCGCGAGGGGCCGGCCGAACGCGTCGGTGCCGTGCGGGACTTCGCCGTAGGACGAATCGCCGTACGGGCGCCCCTCGGCGTACCGCCCGTCGCCTCCCCCGGCTCCGTACGCACCGGTGCCGTACGACGAACCGTCGCCGTAGGAACCGTCGCCGTACGAGCCGTCCGGGTAGGGGCCGTCCGCCGAGCGGGCGGTCTCCAGCGCGGCGCGGCCGGGCGACGCGGGTCCGACCGGTACGCCCAGCGCGCCGGTCCCCGGCGGCAGTGCCTCGGAGTGCCCCGTCCGGCCCGCCGGGAGGCCCGTGCCGCCGCCCGCCGGTCCGATCGGCACGCCCGACGTCCGTGCGCCGCCTCCGATGCCCGTCCCGGTCCCCGGCGGGTGTCCGGCGCCGGGCAGGGAGCCCGGGACGGTGCCCGGCAAGGGTCCCGGGATCTCACCGGCGGGCCGGTAACCGGCGTCGAAGCCGCCCTCGCCGACCGTCTGGGGCACCGGCACATAGCCGCAGAGCGCCTCCTCGGCGGCGCCCGCCGCGAGGCCGGTCAGCACCACACGGCCGTCGTCGCAGACGAGCACCGTGCGGATGGTGATGTTCCGGTGGGTCCAGCCGTGGGCGTGCAGCACCCGGACGGCCGTGAGCACGTCCGAGGCGATCTCGGCGGCCCGGTAGGGGTTGAGCGGGCGCTCCGCGAGGAGGGCCGCCAGCGGCCTGGCCGCGACCAGTTCGCTCACTATCCACAGCGAGCCGCCCTCGGCGAAGACGTCGAAGACCTGGTCGAGCCGGGGGTGGTCGGGGATCTGCGCGGCGCTCTGCGCGGCCTCGATGGCGCGCCGGACCGCCGGGTCCGTGGGCCTGCGGGTGGTGCGGCCGGAGACCCGCCGGGTGGCCGCCGCTGCTTCCGGGTCGACCATCTCGGCGTCCACGACCTCGGGCAACGGCACCTGACGGACGAGGACTTCCTGCCCGCTGTAGGTGTCGAACGCGCGCGTCTCGACGAGGTCGAACTCGTCGGACGGAGGCAGGGGAAGGCGGTAGCGGTCGGCGAGTACCCGTCCCGCGTAGTCGTCCACGACGCCTCCCACACGCGCTGTCCCTGGGTCTCCGGAGCCTCGAAGACCTCGCGAAACCGCCAATTCCGGTCGTTTACCGGCCCATTGTGGCTGCGTACGGTTCGCGACTTCTCACGATACGTGGCCGGAGGCCAGTCTGCCGCCGGGTCACCGCAACACAGGTCTTAACCTTCCCGGCGAGCCGCGCCCGTACGCCCCGGCGCATCGGGCGCCTACCGGCCACGACCCGCCCCGGTCGCCGACCCGAACCGCCCTCACGGGCGTCGCATCAATGACCGGAACGGGTCGTACTACCCACGAGTTCGCGCCAACGCGGCCCGTTCGTTACGCCCTGCCTCCGCGCCCGCCGTCAGCCGGTCGGCTTGAAAGTGCTGTAAGCCGTCTCACGGAGCGTCCGGCACTCGTCGTCGTCCCACTCGGCCGCCTCACAGGTGATCATGATGGCGTAGCCGTGGCTGGAGTCGACCTTGAAGCCCCGGTTCTGCACCCGCACCCGTTCGCCGCTCTGATCGCGTTCGAACACCCAGTCGGCGACCGTCGGATAGCCGTTGTACTCCACCGAATCCAGGCTCAGGCGCTTGTAGTTGCCGAGGCTTCCCTTTATCTGGGCTTCGAGCCCTTCCCAGGCGCGCTTGGCGTCGTCGGTCGGGTTGGTGCTGAAGTCGACCTGGATACGGGGGAATCCGCCGTCCTCGCTGTAGATGGCGCCCGAGTTCTGGCCCGCCGTACCGGTACGGCGGAAGTCGTCCGGCATCGCCATGGAGAAGCGGAACTGCTTGTCGGTGACCGTCTTGAAGTCGTCCGGCACGCCCTTGCCGTCCGGTCCCGAACCGGAGCCGGAGCCCGAATCCCCGCTGCCCGTACCGGAGTTGTCCGTACCGGAGCTCTTGTCGGCCGACGGGCCGTCGGACGGCTCGCCGGCGCCGCCGTCGGCGGGATCCTGCGGTTTGTCCTGGCCCGCGGTGTCGCCGGTGCCGCTCTTGCTGTCGTCCCCGGCGGTGCTCCCGGCGGACGTGGCGGGATCGTCCTTGGCCGCGCCGCCCTTGTCGTCCGAACCGCCGTTGAGCGCGACCACGAGGACCACGGAGAGGATCGCCAGCAGGACGACCCCGGCGACGATCATCAGGGTGCGGCGCGGGACGACGTCGGCGAGCGAGGCCCGCGTCGCCGTGGTCCGCGCGGTGCCCCCGTCGGGGGTACCGGCGCCGACGGACGGGGACGCGGTGACCACTCCCGCGCCCGCGGTGCCCGCGCCGGACGCCGCGGCGGCGCCCTTCGTCCGGCCCGCCGCGGCGCCCGCCGCGGCGGCGCCCCGGTTCACGGCGGCTTCCTCGGTCCTGCTCCTGGGCACCTTCGGCCGGTCCCCGGACTCCGGTTCGAGCGGCGGGAGCGCCACGACACGCGTCGCGTCGAGAGCGGGCTCCGGTCCCGGGGAGTCGGGGGCGTCGACGACGCCCTGGAGCAGGGCCCGCGCGCCCGCGTCGTCCAGCCGCAGCGCCGGGTCCTTGGCCAGCAGGCCGTAGATGACCTCTTCCAGCGGGCCCGCGTTCTTCGGCGGGTCGAGCGGTTCGGTCATGACGGCCGTGAGGGTCGCGATGGCCGACCCCTTGTCGTACGGAGGGCAGCCCTCGACCGACGCGTAGAGCAGTCCGCCCAGCGACCAGAGGTCGGCGGCCGGGCCGGGCTTCTTGCCACGGGCGCGCTCGGGCGAGATGTACGAGGGGGCGCCGACGAGCATGCCGGTCGAGGTGACCGACGGGTCGCCCTCCACCTGCGCGATGCCGAAGTCGGTGAGCACGACCCGGCCGTCCTCGGCGATCAGCACGTTGGACGGCTTCACGTCGCGGTGCAGGATGCCCTCGCGGTGTGCCGAGCGCAGTACGTCCAGGATCGCCAGCCCGACCTCGGCGGCGCGCCGGGGGGTGAGCACCCCGTCCTCACGCACGGCCTCGGCGAGGGACTTGCCCTCGATCAGTTCCATGACGATCCAGGGGCGGTCGTCCTCGTCCACGACGTCGTAGACCGTGACCGCCCCGTTGTTGCGGATACGGGCGATCGCCTTGGCCTCGCGCAGGGTGCGCGTGATCAGACGGCGCTTCTCGTCCTCGTCGATGCTGCTGGGGAAGCGCAGTTCCTTGACGGCGACCGTACGGCCGAGTGTCTCGTCGACGGCCCGCCAGACCGTGCCCATGCCGCCCCGGCCGAGCACGTCACCGAGCCGGTACCGTCCGGCCAGCAGCCGGCCCTCGGCCTTTGCCTCAGCCTCCACCTCGACCTGGCGCTCCGTGTCGTCCGCGTCGTTCCCGGGGTCCCGCGCCGTGTCCCGCGACTGCTCCGCCTCCGCCATGCGTCCCCTCTGCGATCCCTGGTGTCCGCCTGCGCCCGGCATCCGTCGCACTGCCGAATGCCCGCCCGTCGGGCGAACGACGCCAGTCTGACGACATGCCCTGACGCCTGCCCGCGCGCGGCGCGGTAACGCGCCCTGACAGAGCCTTCATTGTCCCTCACTCCGGGGCATGCGATGCTCCCGGGTCGTCGATCCGGCGGGACGACGGCCCGAGCGGGCGCGGGCGCGGGGCCGTTGGGCGGGGTACGGCCGAACGGACCGCAGGTCAGAACCCAGTTCGTATCTCGAACTGGGGCGCCCGAAACCTGGCCGCGAAGCCGCGCACCGGGCGCCCCACCCGCCTCAATTCGCCCTGGAATCACACCAGAACGTCCCACGCCCCGGCGGATCCACCGACGGGATCCCCCGCGCGCCTTCTACAGAGGCACGATGTCCGGGGCCCCGAGCCGCGCCGCGTCCGCCGTCAGGTCGTCCGGCTGACGCTGCGACTCGCGCTCCGCCTCCACCCGCTTGCGGTAGTGCTCGACCTCCTTGTCGACCTGGTCCCGGTCCCAGCCGAGCACCGGCGCCATCAGCTCGGCGCACTCGCGGGCGCTGAGCGTGCCCCGGTCGAACGTCTCGATCGAGATCCGGGTGCGCCGGGTCAGGACATCGTCCAGATGCCGTGCCCCCTCGTGCGACG
Above is a window of Streptomyces sp. NBC_01498 DNA encoding:
- a CDS encoding GMC family oxidoreductase; the protein is MSGENRARSAEDAGGKPGEDVGEGVRQDAGGGASDAGTEGGPARDGDHASDHASDRAAGSGSSRDNENDNDQGREHDRDQDQDQDHGHGHDYDVIVVGSGFGGAVAALRLTEKGYRVAVLEAGRRFTPGTLPKSSWDLRNYLWAPALGLFGIQRVHLLGNVMVLAGAGVGGGSLNYANTLYEPPKAFFEDRQWAGITDWRAELAPYYDQARRMLGVRLNPTMTPSDVHLRATARAMGVGDTFHLAPVGVFFGDGQDADGTARAEPGASVGDPYFGGAGPARRACAQCGECMTGCRHGAKNTLNENYLYLAEQAGAVVRPMTTVVDITEDPAGGHRVGTVPTHRRTSAPRVLRARHVVVAAGTYGTQTLLHTMKDLGRLPRLSDRLGELTRTNSEALVGAQTTDRRYRKKHGAAASGAAAGVDFTRGVAITSSFHPDADTHVEPVRYGRGSNAMGTLSILQVPYSENGRRFAGWLGNVARHPVRAARSLSNRRWSERTVIGLVMQSVDNSLTTYRKRKGPGKGLLTARQGHGAPNPQQIEAGTRTASLLADEINGFAGSNIGELMGTPLTAHFLGGCPIGAGPEHGVIDPYHRLYGHPGISVVDGSAVSANLGVNPSLTITAQAERAMSFWPNKGEPDPRPEQSAGSAGTAYVRCGPVAPKSPAVPASAFGALRLPFLGIPAVPPKKRP
- a CDS encoding succinic semialdehyde dehydrogenase — encoded protein: MTDSQAPTTNPVAPVPPGVRTAADVVTPEVLAQLIRGVVGSGRTANHDPSTGEKLADLPASTPEDVAAAFARARAAQRLWAATPVRRRAAVLLRFHDLLLERQAEVLDLIQLETGKARLHAHEEVQAVAVAARHYGRRAPAYLRPRRHLGAVPLLTKVTELRQPRGVVGQIAPWNYPLELSVGDALPAFVAGNAVVMKPDTETALTALWARDLLVEAGLPAGVWQVVIGEGPVVGPEVVERGDYISFTGSTRTGREVARRAASRLVGASLELGGKNAMLVLHDADIEKAAAGAVRACFSTAGQLCVSIERLYVHESVADTFLERFVARTKAMRLGSALAYGADMGSLISERQLRTVTGHVEEAVAKGARILAGGVARPDIGPYFYEPTILEGVEPPMSVCAEETFGPVVSVYRFRDEDEAVELANATPYGLNSSVWTRDGGRGHAIAARLRTGTVNINEGFAPAYGSVRAPMGGMKDSGLGRRHGAEGILKFTEVQTVAEQRVLPMAPSMGMDDESYAALMTRSLRALKALRLR
- a CDS encoding serine/threonine-protein kinase — protein: MTNDGGRANEPTSYELRPPQPRSPQAQSPQPQGGGHQPQVPQQAPPVPQGAGYEPTQAARQAPMRPDPSVGRVLGGRYRLVSRLGHGGMGTVWLAHDEVVDRDVAVKEPRVPDHLSEQERDTVHRRMRREATSAARIDHPSVVTMHDVVVEDSKPWIVMELVRGQSLADRLQEGTLDPREAARIGLAVLNALNAAHEARVLHRDVKPDNVLLGRADRVVLSDFGIAQVEGQQGLTETGAFVGSPEYIAPERVLGQRPGPESDLWSLGVVLYAAVEGMSPYRRSNIPATLQAVLSAEPQIPARGSGAFGMLVMQLLRKDPAARPTAAEARAVLESVASPPLPPTAVVPHPAVPGGSDNKWVPPVLYRNRKARYGLGAGLLAVVLAVVLIFFNPLAAEELPEGWGVRPEKEILQAELAVPKDYRRFQESPTDETRVSFRDPSGVFGIFMERVQKLPDNEVLAAAPNAFEAYYKGGGENATEMKDAKYREADASFEGSGKAFENIVDFTDYTDSSEVPIRYRYHELVVPGEDGLHWRLRVSMPAEGNAVTDGEELFSDLVEHLVIESDQLA